One Rickettsiales bacterium genomic window carries:
- a CDS encoding chorismate mutase, whose translation MANTDISQFRAEIDAIDDKIIALLNERSAIVKRVGIAKKNSQREGICYIRSGREAEVVRRIYTKLKSGIFPAEASIQMWRMIICASLSLESAMSVSTYVPQGEEAVYWLAREYFGNVLPVSGHDNTESVWQDLASGKAQVGVFPVRGRWWRELPHDIKIFACIPFLLPQNSSIQALAAARLEPENTGDDISLMSIKADASFNESKLQALFFSHDVKARLADTCEDGVCLVEAQGFIAADSAVISDIQHKTGFAVTLLGAYAAPITV comes from the coding sequence ATGGCCAACACTGACATATCTCAATTCCGTGCGGAAATAGATGCGATTGACGATAAGATCATCGCTTTGCTGAATGAGCGTTCAGCGATTGTCAAAAGGGTCGGTATTGCCAAGAAAAACAGCCAGCGCGAAGGCATTTGCTATATTCGCTCAGGCCGTGAGGCGGAAGTGGTCCGCCGTATTTATACAAAGTTGAAATCCGGCATATTTCCAGCGGAAGCCTCGATCCAGATGTGGCGCATGATTATCTGCGCGTCGCTTTCCCTGGAATCCGCCATGTCTGTTTCAACCTATGTTCCGCAGGGTGAAGAAGCAGTCTATTGGCTGGCGCGTGAATATTTTGGCAATGTCCTACCGGTTTCAGGGCATGATAATACCGAGAGTGTATGGCAAGACCTTGCTTCCGGTAAGGCACAGGTTGGCGTGTTTCCTGTGAGAGGGCGATGGTGGCGCGAGTTGCCTCACGATATAAAAATATTCGCCTGCATACCTTTCCTGTTACCCCAGAACTCTTCTATCCAAGCCCTAGCGGCTGCCAGGCTCGAGCCGGAGAATACCGGTGACGATATAAGCCTGATGAGTATCAAAGCTGATGCTTCTTTCAACGAATCCAAACTCCAAGCACTGTTTTTCAGTCATGATGTCAAAGCCAGGTTGGCTGACACGTGCGAAGATGGCGTCTGCCTTGTTGAAGCACAAGGTTTTATTGCCGCTGACAGCGCTGTCATTTCGGATATACAACATAAAACCGGGTTTGCTGTAACGCTGCTTGGCGCGTATGCTGCTCCCATCACTGTCTAA
- the hisC gene encoding histidinol-phosphate transaminase has protein sequence MSLPQPQPGIMSIKPYVAGKSKAGTQKIIKLSSNENNLGASPLAVQAIAESAAKVHRYPDSRCAELREAIGQVYKMNPARIVCGAGSDELIGLLVNAYAGSGDEVLYSQHGFLMYKIYTLGAGATPVVAPEKNLIADVDAILAHVTPRTKLVFIANPNNPTGSCLPASELKRLHKGLPENVILVIDDAYAEYVDSPDYSDGRELVDEAHNVVMLRTFSKIYGLSALRLGWGYFPEGIADVLNRVRGPFNVSAVAQAAGVAAIKDVQYVQKAKEHNTKWREWVSKQLASNVMTVHPSAANFILVQFPGGKLSAQAANAFLLERGIIPREVGEYGLPDCLRITIGTEEENRALVDGLKAFVESNA, from the coding sequence ATGTCACTGCCGCAGCCCCAACCGGGCATTATGTCCATCAAGCCTTACGTTGCCGGAAAATCCAAGGCCGGAACGCAGAAGATCATCAAGCTTTCCTCTAATGAAAATAATCTCGGTGCGAGCCCGTTAGCCGTGCAGGCGATTGCGGAAAGCGCTGCGAAAGTTCACCGCTATCCTGACAGTCGCTGCGCGGAACTGCGTGAAGCGATCGGGCAGGTTTATAAAATGAATCCGGCGCGCATTGTCTGCGGTGCGGGTTCCGACGAACTGATTGGGCTGCTGGTGAATGCCTATGCCGGGTCAGGTGATGAAGTGCTGTACAGCCAGCATGGTTTCCTGATGTATAAGATTTATACACTCGGAGCCGGGGCTACACCAGTCGTGGCACCTGAGAAAAATCTGATTGCGGATGTGGATGCGATATTAGCGCATGTGACGCCGCGCACGAAGCTGGTATTCATTGCCAACCCGAATAATCCTACGGGCTCCTGCCTTCCAGCCAGCGAACTTAAACGTCTGCATAAGGGATTGCCAGAAAATGTGATTCTCGTGATTGACGATGCTTATGCGGAATATGTGGATTCGCCGGATTATTCTGACGGGCGCGAATTAGTAGATGAAGCGCATAACGTGGTCATGCTCAGGACGTTCTCCAAGATATATGGACTCTCGGCTTTGCGTCTGGGATGGGGCTATTTTCCTGAAGGTATTGCCGATGTGCTAAACCGCGTGCGTGGACCATTTAACGTTTCCGCCGTTGCACAGGCTGCCGGTGTTGCTGCCATTAAGGACGTGCAGTATGTTCAAAAGGCAAAGGAGCATAATACCAAATGGCGTGAATGGGTGAGCAAACAGCTGGCCTCTAATGTGATGACAGTGCACCCTTCGGCAGCTAATTTTATCCTCGTGCAATTCCCAGGCGGCAAGCTCAGCGCACAGGCGGCCAATGCTTTTCTGCTGGAGCGTGGAATCATACCGCGTGAAGTGGGAGAATACGGTTTACCTGATTGTCTGCGTATTACCATCGGTACGGAAGAAGAAAACCGTGCGCTTGTGGATGGGCTGAAAGCTTTTGTGGAAAGCAACGCGTGA
- a CDS encoding prephenate dehydrogenase/arogenate dehydrogenase family protein — MTQAVYKRVAILGLGLIGGSVARALAEKGLATHIAAYNHSERALDYALKTGFIHSAHQTAGEAVKDADIVVLATPPQAFAGLMQEIAIELKPGAIVTDVGSVKQSAIAAIMPYLPPHAHYVPAHPIAGSEKTGAEASAASLFSGKKVILTPEEADLRSEPVNEVRDFWERIGAKVEFMPAALHDLIYAYVSHLPQAVAFAVAPLIDRAVTDDKYVRFTRLTRSDAALWADIYIENADCVGHAIDDLLRFTMQIHGELKANPPGEGEAGNPAMLFAALIGACLIATASLLQEQAGINPVRYAGTGFADMTAARMDDPQLLLSKVSAANHTIAPLLGQMIARLQQVRNVLAQKDKQALTSALQ; from the coding sequence GTGACGCAAGCCGTTTATAAACGTGTTGCGATATTGGGGCTTGGTCTCATCGGCGGCTCTGTTGCGCGTGCGCTGGCTGAAAAAGGGCTGGCTACGCATATTGCAGCTTATAACCACTCAGAGCGTGCGCTTGATTATGCCCTAAAGACCGGCTTCATACATTCCGCGCATCAAACCGCAGGGGAAGCGGTCAAGGATGCCGATATTGTTGTACTGGCCACGCCGCCGCAAGCTTTTGCCGGGCTGATGCAGGAAATAGCTATAGAGCTAAAGCCGGGCGCAATCGTAACGGATGTAGGGTCTGTCAAACAAAGCGCCATTGCTGCAATCATGCCGTATCTGCCGCCGCATGCACATTATGTGCCTGCGCATCCGATAGCAGGCAGCGAGAAGACTGGGGCTGAAGCTTCCGCGGCTTCGCTCTTTTCCGGAAAGAAAGTCATCCTGACTCCGGAAGAAGCAGACCTGCGTTCGGAGCCTGTGAATGAAGTGCGCGATTTCTGGGAGAGGATTGGCGCGAAGGTAGAGTTTATGCCCGCCGCTTTGCATGATCTCATTTATGCTTATGTTTCCCATCTGCCGCAGGCGGTCGCGTTCGCCGTTGCACCGTTGATTGACCGTGCGGTTACGGACGATAAATATGTGCGCTTTACTCGTCTTACGCGCTCGGATGCTGCGTTGTGGGCGGATATTTATATCGAAAATGCTGATTGTGTCGGTCATGCGATCGATGATTTATTGCGCTTTACCATGCAGATTCATGGCGAACTCAAGGCCAACCCGCCGGGAGAAGGAGAGGCGGGTAATCCGGCGATGTTATTTGCTGCGCTTATCGGCGCATGTCTTATTGCCACGGCTTCGCTCTTACAGGAGCAAGCCGGAATAAACCCTGTGCGATATGCCGGAACGGGATTTGCGGATATGACGGCCGCGCGTATGGACGATCCGCAACTCCTGCTCTCAAAAGTTTCCGCTGCCAATCATACGATTGCCCCCTTATTGGGACAGATGATTGCGAGGTTGCAACAGGTAAGAAATGTACTTGCACAGAAGGACAAGCAGGCGCTAACATCTGCCCTCCAGTAA
- a CDS encoding redoxin domain-containing protein — protein MRSAVRNILISLIIAGMSSVAIAAELTPGQDAPDFTAKATDGTKVKLSSLKGKIVVLDWANYGCPFDHMHYSSGNLPTLQEKYTQKGIVWLSVMSSAPGKQGYFTQDQFKQQNTENHNHATHVLMDADGKIGHLYGAKTTPHIFVIDPQGKLAYEGAIDSVPSTDPASLAKATPFAANAIDAVLAGQKPNPDFSPSYGCSIKY, from the coding sequence ATGCGCAGTGCCGTCAGAAATATTCTCATCAGCTTGATTATTGCGGGCATGTCCTCCGTTGCTATAGCCGCTGAACTTACGCCGGGACAGGATGCGCCAGATTTTACTGCGAAGGCTACAGACGGCACGAAGGTAAAGCTTTCTTCCTTAAAGGGTAAAATTGTGGTGCTCGACTGGGCGAATTACGGTTGCCCGTTCGACCATATGCATTATTCCAGCGGCAACCTTCCAACGCTGCAGGAAAAATATACGCAGAAAGGTATTGTCTGGCTGAGCGTAATGTCTTCCGCGCCGGGCAAGCAGGGTTATTTTACGCAGGATCAATTCAAGCAGCAGAATACTGAGAATCACAATCATGCAACGCATGTGTTGATGGATGCAGATGGTAAGATAGGACACCTCTACGGCGCAAAGACGACACCGCATATATTCGTGATCGATCCCCAAGGCAAACTGGCTTATGAAGGTGCGATTGACAGCGTTCCCTCCACCGATCCGGCATCGCTTGCCAAAGCCACTCCGTTTGCGGCCAATGCGATTGACGCCGTGCTTGCGGGGCAAAAACCGAATCCGGATTTTTCTCCTTCTTACGGCTGCAGCATTAAGTATTAG
- the metW gene encoding methionine biosynthesis protein MetW, with the protein MTLRPALKVIADFVPEGSKVLDIGCGDGELLSLLASEKKVDGRGLELSQSGVNAAIAKGICVVQGDADTDLQYYPDKAYDYVILSQTLQTMRAPKEVLANLVRIGKHAIVSVPNFGYWKNRAYLGFLGRMPVTKTLSYQWHDTPNIHFCTLTDFVELCDLMHITIDKRVYIDDRGMPSYFQGKGMFANLFGEEGIFVLHGN; encoded by the coding sequence ATGACATTACGCCCTGCCCTTAAAGTGATTGCAGATTTCGTGCCCGAAGGCAGCAAGGTGTTGGATATTGGCTGCGGCGATGGTGAGTTATTAAGTCTGCTGGCATCGGAAAAGAAAGTGGACGGGCGCGGGCTGGAATTAAGCCAGTCCGGCGTGAATGCCGCCATTGCGAAAGGCATTTGCGTCGTGCAGGGAGATGCGGATACCGACCTGCAATACTATCCCGACAAGGCCTATGATTACGTAATCCTGAGCCAGACACTGCAGACTATGCGCGCACCTAAAGAGGTACTGGCCAACCTCGTGCGCATCGGCAAACACGCTATCGTTTCCGTGCCCAATTTCGGCTACTGGAAAAACCGTGCTTATCTTGGGTTTCTGGGGCGCATGCCGGTTACCAAAACACTCTCCTATCAGTGGCACGACACACCGAACATCCATTTCTGTACGCTGACCGATTTCGTCGAGCTATGCGACCTGATGCATATCACAATCGACAAGCGCGTTTATATCGATGACCGAGGGATGCCTTCTTACTTCCAGGGCAAAGGCATGTTCGCCAACCTGTTCGGCGAAGAAGGCATCTTTGTCCTGCACGGAAACTGA
- a CDS encoding homoserine O-acetyltransferase — protein MSENSTIISTFGTSYREVAVGNIAMVAAEKPLKLECGMEIASFPVAYQTYGRLNAEKSNAILVCHGLTGDQYAASPHPVTGKPGWWESIIGPGKPLDTERFFIVASNVIGGCMGSFGPKSINPVTGKPYGLDFPVLTINDMVRAQALLLDYLGIAQLFCVIGGSMGGMLTLAWTALYPERVFSAIPIATSARHSAQNIAFHEIGRQAIMVDPDWCEGRYYDEKKIPEKGLGVARMAAHVTYLSDNALHRKFGRTLQDREQVSYGFEADFQVESYLRHQGAAFVERFDANSYFYITRAMDYFDLTQNGGLTQCFKGTKIRFLVISFTSDWLFPSSESRNLVRALNAVAANVSFADITTDKGHDAFLLDEPEFFASVGGFINGSAKVRGI, from the coding sequence ATGAGCGAAAACAGCACGATCATATCCACATTCGGCACAAGTTACCGTGAGGTTGCCGTGGGCAATATCGCTATGGTCGCGGCTGAAAAACCGCTGAAACTTGAATGCGGTATGGAGATTGCCTCTTTTCCCGTCGCCTACCAGACCTACGGCAGGTTGAATGCGGAGAAAAGCAACGCCATTCTGGTCTGCCATGGCCTGACGGGCGATCAATATGCCGCTAGCCCCCATCCCGTCACCGGCAAGCCCGGCTGGTGGGAATCCATTATCGGTCCCGGCAAACCGCTCGATACGGAACGTTTCTTCATCGTCGCTTCTAATGTGATCGGCGGCTGCATGGGATCGTTCGGACCCAAATCCATAAATCCGGTCACTGGAAAGCCTTATGGGCTGGATTTCCCCGTCCTCACAATTAACGACATGGTACGTGCTCAGGCATTGCTACTGGACTACCTCGGCATTGCACAGCTTTTCTGCGTAATCGGCGGCTCCATGGGAGGCATGTTGACGCTTGCCTGGACAGCTCTTTACCCTGAACGTGTTTTTTCCGCGATCCCTATTGCCACCTCCGCAAGGCATTCAGCACAGAATATCGCATTCCATGAGATCGGCCGTCAGGCGATCATGGTGGACCCGGACTGGTGTGAAGGACGCTATTACGACGAAAAGAAGATACCGGAAAAAGGACTCGGCGTTGCACGCATGGCAGCGCATGTAACCTATCTTTCCGACAACGCACTGCACAGAAAATTCGGACGCACTTTACAGGACCGCGAACAGGTATCTTATGGTTTTGAGGCGGATTTCCAGGTGGAGAGTTATCTGCGCCATCAGGGAGCCGCTTTTGTGGAACGGTTCGATGCCAATTCCTATTTCTATATCACCCGTGCGATGGATTATTTCGACCTCACACAAAACGGCGGGCTGACGCAGTGTTTCAAGGGCACCAAAATCCGCTTTCTTGTCATTTCATTCACCTCGGACTGGTTGTTCCCCTCTTCGGAAAGCCGCAATCTTGTACGCGCGCTGAATGCCGTCGCGGCGAATGTAAGCTTTGCTGATATCACCACGGATAAAGGACACGATGCTTTCCTACTCGACGAGCCTGAATTCTTCGCAAGCGTCGGCGGTTTCATCAACGGCTCCGCCAAGGTAAGGGGAATATGA
- a CDS encoding GNAT family N-acetyltransferase — MPSTPTLSFLPGETEHIPAVPAHIEYAEGGQRIVRSRTFNEIFNGTQIAFDPSPPMGQSASIVNEFPIFIRQDKHSPDNKAIFNAIREVLLSDEITQYCAGIEAPDFGYPVSIPQENSNLYSYKLTCGKGQAEVLASHIQNKLIAALGRFQPIGESSIFDTERRSRIYPPPSRNPQPYKDIGNVELWLEARSGEKLTLCECKPADLQEIYEMALSGIEFGPFTGKLNQEEDRLIDLDPHSFAGRRDETTQMHLVRKWLSQEYRQYKEGDESIEQYFQRRYDATYSNPEGGPQTLLLKSGNQEPPAIACHDYLYTEALAPRGRDRKSYILKLCGTNGETLGMIEGFSVEQAFGKGTDHTAKPGQKGIGYVLLEEAQGKGLAIRGSVEMVRFLYQHTGATSLYSGADPDNEASLRILFLLGFRPKETDDGKIKFLKAEQSGYTDKNGIPRPRVEMEMSEEAIMALLTNPQAIDTRAHKDTIENDYNSFIARVREDKKAVLPQASWRERTSSPVTGNRPLPPH, encoded by the coding sequence ATGCCATCCACACCCACCCTTTCCTTTCTGCCCGGAGAAACTGAACATATCCCTGCCGTTCCGGCTCATATTGAATATGCAGAGGGCGGACAGAGAATAGTGCGTAGCAGAACGTTCAACGAAATATTTAACGGCACACAAATTGCCTTTGATCCCAGCCCCCCTATGGGCCAAAGTGCTTCCATTGTTAACGAATTTCCTATTTTTATCAGACAGGATAAGCATTCACCTGACAATAAAGCAATTTTTAATGCCATTCGCGAAGTATTGCTGTCAGATGAAATCACACAATATTGCGCAGGCATAGAAGCACCGGACTTTGGTTATCCTGTGAGTATTCCCCAGGAGAATTCAAACCTTTACAGCTATAAGCTCACGTGTGGAAAAGGGCAGGCAGAAGTATTAGCAAGCCATATTCAAAATAAACTTATTGCTGCACTGGGAAGATTTCAGCCTATTGGAGAATCCAGTATTTTTGATACAGAAAGGCGAAGCAGGATTTACCCCCCTCCATCTCGCAACCCTCAACCGTATAAAGACATTGGAAATGTAGAGCTCTGGCTGGAAGCCCGTAGCGGTGAGAAGCTCACACTTTGTGAATGTAAACCGGCTGATTTGCAGGAAATCTATGAAATGGCTCTTTCCGGCATTGAGTTTGGCCCCTTCACGGGTAAGCTAAATCAGGAGGAAGACCGGCTTATCGATCTTGATCCTCATAGTTTCGCAGGCCGAAGAGATGAAACTACGCAAATGCATTTGGTAAGAAAATGGCTTTCACAGGAGTACAGACAATACAAGGAAGGCGACGAATCCATAGAACAATACTTTCAGCGCAGATACGATGCGACTTACAGTAATCCTGAAGGTGGGCCGCAGACCCTGCTGCTTAAAAGCGGAAATCAGGAACCACCGGCCATAGCATGTCATGACTACCTTTATACGGAAGCACTTGCTCCAAGAGGAAGGGATAGGAAATCTTATATTCTTAAACTATGCGGAACGAACGGTGAAACGCTTGGTATGATAGAGGGATTCTCTGTTGAGCAGGCATTCGGGAAAGGAACGGATCACACTGCAAAACCCGGACAGAAGGGTATAGGGTATGTACTGCTTGAAGAAGCCCAAGGAAAGGGGCTGGCGATACGAGGCAGTGTAGAAATGGTGCGCTTTCTCTATCAGCATACAGGAGCGACCAGCCTATATTCCGGTGCAGATCCTGATAATGAAGCAAGCTTACGCATATTATTCCTGCTTGGATTTCGCCCCAAAGAAACAGATGACGGAAAAATTAAGTTCCTGAAAGCCGAACAATCAGGCTATACGGATAAGAATGGCATCCCCCGTCCCCGAGTGGAAATGGAAATGAGCGAAGAAGCAATAATGGCATTGCTGACTAACCCTCAAGCCATAGACACAAGAGCCCACAAGGATACTATAGAAAACGATTATAACAGCTTCATCGCTCGCGTTCGTGAAGATAAAAAGGCGGTATTACCGCAAGCAAGCTGGCGCGAACGTACCTCTTCCCCTGTCACTGGAAATCGCCCATTACCGCCTCACTAG
- the lhgO gene encoding L-2-hydroxyglutarate oxidase, whose translation MDFLIIGGGIIGLTTAHTLKTRHPDLSVTILEKEADVGRHASGRNSGVLHAGFYYSADSLKARFCRDGNRALRAYCKENGLHLNECRKLVIAVDAQEVEGLRELKRRGDVNGVPVELITEKEAVEIEPNVRTHEYALLSPTTATFDPVEICRHLRSRLTDMGVKIVLNSPYQKNLGGNRVMAGGEVFEGGVIINCAGLYAVDVAQDFGFATDYTVLPFKGVYLNYTGQDRPLHTLIYGVPDMRKPFLGVQFAIGVDGSIRIGPTAIPAFWRENYHGLSNFNAREMAEILYWQANLFLRNSFGFRTFALEEMQKYRKSNLIEHAFRMVRNLDASKFSQWGRPGIRAQLLNKKTLSLVQDFAVEGDQKSLHVLNAVSPAFTSSFAFAAWLADKVDSLR comes from the coding sequence ATGGATTTCCTGATTATCGGCGGCGGTATTATCGGGCTTACCACGGCGCATACGCTAAAGACACGCCACCCTGATCTTTCCGTTACAATCTTAGAGAAGGAAGCCGATGTCGGACGGCATGCTAGCGGCCGCAATAGTGGCGTGCTGCATGCGGGCTTTTATTATTCCGCCGACTCACTGAAGGCGCGCTTCTGCCGCGATGGTAACCGCGCACTGCGCGCGTACTGCAAGGAAAACGGCTTGCACCTGAATGAATGCCGTAAACTGGTTATCGCTGTCGATGCACAGGAAGTGGAGGGGCTTCGCGAGTTGAAACGGCGCGGCGATGTAAACGGCGTTCCGGTGGAGCTGATCACAGAAAAAGAAGCCGTGGAGATTGAGCCGAATGTGCGTACGCATGAATATGCGCTGCTCTCGCCGACCACAGCGACGTTCGATCCGGTAGAAATATGCAGGCATCTGCGTTCGCGCCTGACCGATATGGGGGTGAAGATCGTTCTGAACTCACCGTATCAGAAGAATCTCGGTGGCAATCGTGTGATGGCCGGAGGCGAGGTGTTTGAAGGTGGCGTTATCATCAACTGTGCAGGGCTTTATGCGGTGGATGTGGCACAGGATTTCGGCTTTGCCACGGATTATACGGTGCTGCCTTTCAAAGGTGTGTATCTGAATTATACAGGACAGGATCGACCGCTGCATACGCTGATTTACGGCGTGCCGGATATGCGTAAGCCTTTCCTTGGCGTGCAGTTTGCCATTGGCGTGGATGGTAGTATTCGCATCGGTCCTACGGCGATTCCAGCTTTCTGGCGCGAAAATTACCACGGGCTTTCTAACTTCAATGCTCGTGAGATGGCAGAGATTCTATACTGGCAGGCCAATCTGTTCCTGCGCAATTCCTTCGGCTTCAGGACGTTCGCACTGGAGGAAATGCAGAAATACCGCAAGAGTAACCTGATCGAGCATGCGTTCAGGATGGTCAGAAACTTGGATGCTTCCAAATTCAGCCAGTGGGGCAGGCCGGGCATCCGCGCGCAATTGCTGAATAAGAAAACCTTATCGCTTGTGCAGGATTTTGCCGTGGAAGGCGATCAGAAGTCCCTGCATGTGCTCAATGCCGTTTCGCCTGCGTTCACCTCCAGCTTTGCGTTTGCCGCATGGCTTGCAGATAAGGTGGATAGTTTACGCTGA
- a CDS encoding sodium:proton antiporter has translation MSTIIEQTIFLLIVAIIVALAAHRLRLPYTVGLVLTGIVLALFHVSPGLRLTHEFIFDVILPPLLFEAAINLHWKELRRDMFPILLLANAGVIIAALFVTWGMGYFLQWPLSAALAFGVLISATDPVAVIAMFKDTGVTGRLRLLVESESLFNDGVAAVLFAVVLAWTQATGSAAVSPGSVLQAIAFSAGGGILAGAICAYVTMFLAGRASDHLLETALTTVIAYGSFLLAEHLHVSGVLATVTAGLIIGHSGIQSEDDSEHKKKPVSERGKAFILDFWEFAAFLANSIIFLMMGLRVAEIPFNAITNIALPVAILLVLIGRALSVYPLCLPLKKTRWAIPEKYQHVLWWGGLRGALALALVLSLPETIPLHNEIVVVTFTTVAFSVLIQGITMPLLLKFLKYGSSA, from the coding sequence ATGAGCACAATCATCGAACAAACCATATTTCTTTTAATCGTAGCGATTATCGTGGCGCTTGCAGCGCATAGACTGCGCCTACCCTATACGGTCGGGCTTGTGCTGACAGGTATTGTGCTTGCTCTTTTTCATGTCAGTCCCGGTCTCCGCCTGACGCATGAATTCATATTCGATGTTATCCTGCCGCCACTGTTATTTGAAGCCGCAATCAATTTACACTGGAAGGAATTGCGGCGTGATATGTTCCCTATTTTACTGCTTGCCAATGCCGGTGTCATTATCGCCGCATTATTCGTGACCTGGGGCATGGGGTATTTTCTGCAATGGCCTTTAAGCGCGGCGCTGGCATTTGGCGTGCTGATCTCCGCTACCGACCCGGTCGCCGTCATTGCCATGTTCAAGGACACGGGCGTGACAGGCCGACTGCGCCTGCTGGTGGAAAGCGAGAGTCTGTTTAACGACGGCGTAGCCGCAGTACTCTTTGCAGTCGTGCTGGCCTGGACACAGGCAACTGGAAGCGCAGCTGTATCCCCAGGTTCTGTATTACAGGCAATCGCATTCTCCGCAGGCGGCGGCATACTCGCAGGAGCGATATGCGCCTATGTCACTATGTTCCTTGCCGGCCGTGCCTCCGACCATCTTCTGGAAACCGCTCTGACCACCGTCATAGCGTATGGCTCATTCCTGCTGGCCGAGCACCTGCATGTTTCCGGTGTGCTGGCAACGGTAACAGCAGGCCTGATCATCGGCCATTCGGGAATTCAAAGCGAAGACGACAGTGAGCATAAGAAGAAACCCGTTTCCGAGCGCGGAAAAGCGTTTATTCTGGACTTCTGGGAGTTTGCGGCGTTCCTCGCCAATTCGATTATATTTCTGATGATGGGCTTGCGCGTGGCGGAAATTCCCTTCAACGCCATCACCAATATTGCCCTGCCCGTCGCCATCCTGCTGGTGTTAATTGGCAGGGCACTATCCGTCTATCCTTTATGCCTTCCGCTTAAGAAAACCAGATGGGCCATACCGGAAAAATACCAGCATGTTTTATGGTGGGGAGGCTTGCGCGGCGCATTGGCGCTCGCGCTAGTACTTTCTTTGCCTGAGACGATCCCGCTACATAACGAGATTGTTGTTGTGACCTTTACGACAGTGGCGTTTTCTGTACTGATACAAGGCATCACCATGCCATTGCTGCTCAAATTCCTTAAATACGGAAGCTCAGCGTAA